The Enterococcus sp. 7F3_DIV0205 genome has a window encoding:
- a CDS encoding response regulator transcription factor: MSNEVSRVLLIEDDASIAELQKDYLEINHIEAEIASDGLVGLNRALNESFDLIVIDIMLPSMDGFEICRRIREKKNIPLMIVSAKKEDIDKVRGLGLGADDYMTKPFSPSELVARVQAHIKRYQLLTKTDQVNDTIEIGQIRIDKSARRVFVLGEEIIFTTKEFDLLLFFMEHPNRVWMKEQLFRQVWDMDDLDSDIYTVVVHVGRIREKLKKGKLSEIPIETIWGSGYRFNT; this comes from the coding sequence ATGTCAAACGAAGTATCACGCGTTTTATTGATCGAAGACGATGCAAGTATTGCAGAATTACAAAAGGATTATTTAGAAATCAATCATATAGAAGCAGAGATCGCAAGCGATGGATTGGTTGGGCTAAATCGGGCATTAAATGAATCCTTTGATTTGATCGTGATCGATATCATGTTGCCGTCAATGGATGGCTTTGAGATTTGCCGTCGTATTAGAGAAAAGAAAAATATTCCACTGATGATCGTTTCAGCTAAAAAAGAAGATATCGATAAAGTCAGAGGCCTAGGGCTGGGTGCGGACGATTATATGACCAAACCCTTTAGTCCGAGTGAATTAGTTGCTCGGGTCCAAGCACATATTAAACGTTATCAGTTATTGACTAAAACAGATCAAGTGAACGACACGATAGAAATTGGTCAAATTAGGATTGATAAAAGTGCCCGTAGAGTATTTGTGTTAGGGGAAGAAATCATTTTTACAACGAAAGAATTTGATTTACTCCTATTTTTCATGGAACATCCAAATCGAGTTTGGATGAAAGAGCAATTATTTCGTCAAGTTTGGGATATGGATGATCTTGATAGTGATATCTATACGGTCGTTGTTCATGTTGGGCGCATCAGAGAAAAGCTCAAAAAAGGCAAATTATCAGAAATTCCAATAGAAACAATTTGGGGTAGCGGTTATCGCTTCAATACCTAG
- a CDS encoding helix-turn-helix transcriptional regulator produces MEIGKLLKIRREQKNLTQQQVADKFHVTRQTVSRWENEKSYPTYRYIS; encoded by the coding sequence ATGGAGATTGGAAAATTGCTGAAAATCCGCAGAGAGCAAAAAAATTTAACACAGCAGCAAGTTGCTGATAAATTTCATGTAACGAGACAAACCGTCTCACGTTGGGAAAATGAAAAATCTTATCCTACATATAGATACATTAGTTGA
- the galE gene encoding UDP-glucose 4-epimerase GalE: MNILVVGGAGYIGSHIVKQLTDSNHNVIVLDNLQTGHAEAVTKPATFIKGNVKDKSLLRKIFTETSFDVVFHFAANSSVEESMKDPLLYFDNNVSGLIALLEIMNEFAVKTIIFSSTAAVYGDTPEEVITEDTVTIPKNPYGESKRMMEQIIQWCHTAYNINYVVLRYFNVAGADLAGIIGEDHRPETHLIPIVLQVPLEKREFITIFGNDYDTKDGTTVRDYVHVVDLATAHLLAMDYLLEGKESTIFNIGSSTGFSTLEIINKVEEYTGKKIPIRYGSRREGDPHSLIASSKKIEAVLGWKPHYTDLDAIIDSAWKWHINHPDGYENDC, from the coding sequence ATGAATATTTTAGTCGTCGGAGGAGCTGGCTATATCGGCTCACATATCGTCAAACAGTTAACTGATTCAAACCACAACGTCATCGTTTTAGATAATCTACAAACAGGACACGCTGAAGCTGTGACCAAACCAGCAACGTTTATCAAAGGAAATGTCAAAGACAAAAGCCTACTTAGAAAGATTTTCACTGAAACGTCCTTTGATGTCGTGTTTCATTTTGCTGCTAATTCGTCAGTGGAAGAATCCATGAAAGATCCGCTACTTTATTTCGATAATAATGTTTCTGGCTTGATCGCTCTTTTAGAAATCATGAATGAATTTGCTGTAAAAACAATCATTTTCTCTTCCACCGCAGCAGTCTACGGAGATACTCCAGAAGAGGTAATCACAGAAGATACTGTAACCATCCCTAAAAATCCTTACGGAGAAAGCAAGCGCATGATGGAGCAAATCATTCAGTGGTGTCACACTGCCTATAACATCAATTATGTCGTATTGCGTTACTTTAACGTGGCAGGTGCTGATTTAGCTGGAATAATCGGGGAAGATCATCGACCAGAAACCCATTTGATTCCAATTGTATTGCAGGTTCCCTTAGAAAAAAGAGAATTTATTACTATTTTTGGTAATGATTACGATACAAAAGATGGAACTACTGTGCGTGATTATGTTCATGTGGTGGATTTAGCTACAGCTCATTTGTTGGCGATGGATTATTTACTTGAGGGAAAAGAAAGTACTATTTTCAATATCGGCAGTTCAACTGGTTTTTCAACATTGGAGATTATTAATAAAGTCGAAGAATACACGGGGAAAAAAATTCCTATAAGATATGGCAGCCGTAGAGAAGGTGATCCTCATTCTTTGATTGCTTCAAGTAAAAAAATTGAAGCTGTTCTAGGATGGAAACCTCACTATACTGATTTAGATGCCATCATCGATAGTGCGTGGAAATGGCATATCAATCATCCGGATGGTTATGAAAATGATTGCTAG
- a CDS encoding DUF2200 domain-containing protein, whose product MEAKKPRIFTMSFASVYPLYIKKVERKGRTKAEVDEVITWLTGYDETGLQKQIDKEVNFETFFAEAPELNPNVSLIKGMICGYRVEEIEDELMQKIRYMDKLVDELAKGKAMEKILRK is encoded by the coding sequence ATGGAAGCGAAAAAACCAAGAATATTTACAATGTCTTTTGCTAGTGTCTACCCGTTATATATCAAAAAAGTAGAGAGAAAAGGTCGGACTAAGGCAGAAGTAGATGAAGTCATTACTTGGCTGACAGGCTACGATGAAACGGGTCTACAAAAACAAATAGATAAAGAAGTTAATTTTGAAACATTTTTTGCGGAAGCACCAGAACTAAATCCTAATGTTTCATTAATCAAAGGTATGATCTGTGGCTATCGTGTGGAAGAGATAGAAGATGAATTGATGCAGAAAATTCGCTATATGGATAAGCTAGTTGATGAATTAGCGAAGGGCAAGGCAATGGAGAAGATACTAAGAAAATAA
- a CDS encoding aldehyde dehydrogenase family protein: protein MNQADLQTIMTKQRRFFNSNQTKSISFRKEQLEQLLINVQKHEEDFYWAFEKDLKKPKAEVYATELGLVLSAIKDMLKNLDKWTKPVNKPRAISSLLNKNMVFLEPYGTVYIIGPFNYPLQLTLVPLIGALAAGNCAIVKPSSKTPNVAAVIGAVLGETFDEEYVKVLSPNSIDNATVLKERMDFIFFTGSTKVGRIVMEAAAKHLTPVVLELGGKSPAIVTEQADIELAAERIIWSKLLNTGQTCIATDYVLVDEKVKGQLIISLKEKIREFYGKEIQENLDYGRIVQGDATNKFSQLINENRQFLIYGGEYDLETRFVAPSLFDIGLSRENSLMKEELFGPLLPICTYQHLDEAINFVKDGEKPLALYLFSDDREVQKKILHEISFGGGGINQTILHVANDDLPFGGVGASGMGNYHGRYSIETFSHEKSVVYGRKDTMAKLIYPPYDQKKFDWLKRLL, encoded by the coding sequence ATGAATCAAGCAGATCTCCAAACAATAATGACAAAACAACGCAGATTTTTCAACTCAAACCAAACAAAATCGATTTCTTTTAGAAAAGAACAACTGGAACAGCTATTGATTAATGTACAAAAGCATGAAGAAGATTTCTACTGGGCTTTTGAAAAAGATTTGAAAAAACCTAAAGCTGAAGTATATGCGACTGAATTAGGGTTAGTTCTTTCAGCAATTAAAGATATGCTTAAAAACCTTGATAAATGGACTAAGCCTGTAAACAAACCCAGGGCTATCTCATCTTTACTAAATAAAAACATGGTCTTTTTAGAACCTTATGGAACGGTTTATATTATTGGTCCCTTTAACTATCCACTTCAATTGACCTTAGTTCCTTTGATTGGCGCACTTGCAGCTGGTAATTGTGCAATTGTAAAACCATCATCTAAAACACCAAATGTAGCTGCAGTGATCGGTGCTGTTCTTGGTGAAACGTTCGATGAAGAATACGTCAAAGTGCTTTCACCTAATTCCATTGATAATGCCACCGTTTTAAAAGAGCGTATGGACTTTATTTTTTTTACAGGAAGTACCAAAGTTGGAAGAATTGTGATGGAAGCAGCTGCTAAACATTTAACGCCGGTTGTCCTAGAACTTGGAGGTAAGAGCCCTGCTATTGTTACGGAACAAGCTGATATTGAGTTAGCTGCTGAACGAATTATCTGGAGTAAACTACTTAATACAGGGCAAACTTGCATTGCAACAGATTATGTTTTAGTAGATGAAAAAGTAAAAGGTCAACTAATTATCTCGTTGAAAGAAAAAATCCGCGAATTTTATGGAAAAGAGATCCAAGAAAATCTTGATTATGGTCGTATTGTTCAAGGTGATGCTACCAATAAGTTTAGTCAATTGATCAACGAAAATCGTCAATTTCTGATATATGGTGGAGAATATGATTTAGAGACAAGATTTGTAGCGCCTAGTCTTTTTGATATTGGCTTAAGCCGAGAGAATAGTTTGATGAAAGAAGAATTATTCGGACCGCTGTTGCCAATCTGTACATATCAACACTTGGACGAAGCGATTAACTTTGTTAAAGACGGTGAAAAACCGTTAGCATTGTATCTATTTTCCGATGATAGAGAGGTTCAAAAAAAGATTTTACATGAAATATCTTTCGGTGGTGGTGGAATCAATCAAACGATCCTTCATGTAGCCAATGACGACTTACCTTTTGGCGGAGTTGGAGCGTCTGGAATGGGGAATTATCATGGGAGATATAGTATTGAAACCTTTTCTCACGAAAAATCAGTTGTTTATGGTAGAAAAGACACTATGGCAAAATTGATCTATCCTCCTTATGATCAGAAGAAATTTGATTGGTTAAAACGACTATTATAA
- a CDS encoding DUF3955 domain-containing protein, giving the protein MEFGDKIKELRTKNQLTQEKFAIRLNVTRQAVSNWENNRNLPDLELLILISTIFHISLDELILGGNNVNNMTEKLIKDGSKTRRAKLNMVTTLIGAFLLIFGFACIFIKANSVEYVDASGTLHENFYLLPIGFLFIFAGMIVFLVTGIKFINDSFRSKK; this is encoded by the coding sequence ATGGAATTTGGAGACAAGATTAAAGAACTACGAACAAAAAATCAACTGACACAGGAAAAATTTGCGATTCGTTTAAATGTAACAAGACAAGCAGTCTCTAACTGGGAAAATAATCGTAATCTTCCAGACCTCGAACTATTGATCCTAATTTCTACTATTTTTCATATTTCGCTTGATGAATTAATTCTAGGGGGAAATAACGTGAACAACATGACCGAAAAATTAATAAAAGATGGTAGTAAAACAAGGCGGGCAAAGCTGAATATGGTTACAACATTGATTGGGGCATTCTTACTGATTTTTGGGTTTGCTTGTATCTTTATCAAAGCAAATTCAGTAGAGTATGTTGATGCATCAGGTACTTTACATGAAAATTTTTATCTTTTGCCGATAGGATTTCTATTTATTTTTGCTGGCATGATTGTCTTTTTAGTTACGGGTATCAAATTTATTAATGATAGCTTTCGCTCAAAAAAATAG
- a CDS encoding amidohydrolase has protein sequence MTTIQEKMPQADMVKWRRHLHRHPELSFHEVETAKYIQKVLADFPNLEVSSLTENSVIAILKGAKPGKTIALRADIDALPIVEESDVDFPSENPGVMHACGHDTHTAMLLGAVKVLSEMQDKIAGTVKFIFQPAEEEPPGGAKLLVEAGVMDDVDMVFGLHIAPNIPVGMVGTRKGPASAASDVFTLKIQGRGSHGSTPDLSVDPIMIGVEIINNLNNIVSRNISPFDNAVISIGEFNAGKTANVIPDTAQIQGTVRTNDKEVRMFIKKRIEGIIDGICKMYDATYDLDYLLGYSEVNNDSDATDIVVAAAEKVVGKERMFEAPKMMGGEDFSAYTDVKPGSFFILGGGTAAEGCGYMNHHPKFKIMEECFPVGSGMHAQIILDILGQD, from the coding sequence ATGACAACGATTCAAGAAAAAATGCCGCAAGCAGATATGGTGAAATGGAGAAGACATTTACATCGTCATCCAGAATTATCTTTTCATGAAGTAGAAACTGCTAAATATATTCAAAAAGTATTAGCTGATTTTCCTAATTTAGAGGTTAGCTCGTTGACTGAAAATAGTGTGATTGCTATTTTAAAAGGCGCTAAACCAGGAAAAACCATTGCATTAAGAGCGGATATCGATGCATTGCCGATCGTGGAAGAATCAGATGTTGATTTCCCATCTGAAAATCCTGGTGTGATGCATGCTTGTGGTCATGATACGCATACTGCTATGCTTTTGGGAGCAGTTAAAGTATTGAGTGAAATGCAGGATAAAATTGCTGGCACAGTCAAATTTATTTTTCAACCAGCAGAAGAAGAACCGCCAGGTGGCGCAAAATTATTAGTTGAAGCGGGCGTGATGGATGATGTAGACATGGTTTTTGGTCTACATATCGCTCCGAATATTCCCGTTGGGATGGTAGGAACAAGAAAAGGCCCTGCTAGTGCGGCATCAGATGTATTCACCTTGAAAATCCAAGGAAGAGGTTCACATGGTTCTACACCAGATCTTTCTGTCGATCCAATCATGATTGGAGTAGAAATCATCAATAATTTGAACAATATTGTATCAAGAAATATTAGCCCATTTGATAATGCAGTTATTTCGATCGGTGAATTTAACGCAGGAAAAACGGCAAATGTCATTCCTGATACGGCGCAAATCCAAGGAACGGTTCGGACGAATGATAAAGAAGTTCGGATGTTCATCAAAAAACGGATTGAAGGAATCATCGATGGAATTTGTAAGATGTATGATGCGACTTATGACTTAGATTACTTATTAGGCTATAGTGAGGTCAATAACGACAGTGATGCAACGGATATCGTCGTGGCAGCAGCTGAAAAAGTTGTTGGTAAAGAACGGATGTTTGAAGCACCTAAAATGATGGGTGGCGAAGATTTCTCTGCCTATACAGATGTTAAGCCAGGATCATTCTTTATTTTAGGTGGCGGAACAGCGGCTGAAGGTTGCGGCTATATGAATCATCATCCAAAATTCAAAATCATGGAAGAATGTTTCCCCGTCGGATCTGGCATGCATGCACAGATTATTTTGGATATTTTAGGACAAGACTAG
- a CDS encoding DUF975 family protein, with amino-acid sequence MKTRAELKNEAKDVLRGRWKDSVLMCLVPTLISIAIGLLVFFLLLLPTITFVQNNPDFVSGTTSYEGSSGSGGSGFFGGVIGALFSAGISWTFLDLLRGKRKEINPFSDAFRGFAGPVILGVICISLLTLVFVTLWSLLLIIPGIIKGYSYSQAYFVYYDGYEETGVRPGFLDSITRSRKLMNGYKGQLFLLDLSFIGWHILAMLTLGIGYLWLTPYITATKAAFYENLPKTITA; translated from the coding sequence ATGAAAACAAGAGCTGAATTAAAAAATGAAGCGAAAGACGTTTTACGTGGACGTTGGAAAGACAGTGTATTGATGTGTTTGGTACCAACATTGATTTCCATTGCAATTGGACTACTTGTATTTTTTCTACTATTATTACCAACTATTACTTTTGTTCAAAATAACCCTGATTTTGTAAGTGGTACTACAAGCTATGAAGGGAGTTCTGGCAGTGGCGGGAGTGGCTTCTTTGGTGGTGTTATAGGAGCGTTATTTAGTGCTGGGATTTCTTGGACATTCCTTGATCTTTTAAGAGGAAAAAGAAAAGAAATCAATCCCTTTTCAGATGCATTCCGCGGTTTTGCTGGACCTGTGATTTTAGGCGTGATTTGTATTAGTTTATTAACACTTGTCTTTGTTACGCTATGGTCATTACTATTGATTATCCCAGGAATTATCAAAGGTTATTCTTATTCACAAGCATATTTTGTTTATTATGATGGTTATGAAGAAACTGGTGTACGTCCAGGCTTTTTAGACTCGATCACTCGCAGCAGAAAGCTTATGAATGGCTATAAAGGTCAATTATTTTTATTAGATCTAAGCTTTATCGGTTGGCATATCTTAGCGATGTTAACGTTAGGAATCGGTTATCTATGGTTAACACCATACATCACTGCCACAAAAGCTGCATTCTATGAAAATTTACCGAAAACGATAACTGCTTAA
- a CDS encoding sensor histidine kinase, whose translation MTIKKRFLISYIGGIAIACLSLFSIICIVFYVTTGRIPSPSTLYKTFTEQRSLSPEEELAYIKLRGIAKTDPDQLLAPQEELKKTISQFESESLGVVVRKQENIAYYSQDLVEKSLIVHFPKFDDNNLETKGTIDNAGRLYRYMKFDFYFSDQVPGSLLVLKKENNFLEFMTKWGVLVIVTILLVALSGLLFLNHLLKKTIISPLENLGVGMSAISNGQLEVSMTKPVKQTAMEVKQLTDDFEKMREALIYSTEEQAKLENNRKELVASISHDLKTPITSIIGYVEGLLDGVADSPEKQDKYLQTIHTKAISLNELIEELFLYSKLDAAAIPFHFERININEFLKHIIEEFQLQDNQVSFQLSNQQTNASYVLADRMQLNRVFINLIENSLKFKAMNRPLLIEIGISESAGIVKVSVSDNGQGISAEQLPFVFDHFYRGEEARPTNTGGSGLGLAIVKQIIDMHDGQVEIESQLHHGTTVTIILKKA comes from the coding sequence ATGACAATAAAAAAACGATTTCTCATTTCATATATTGGGGGCATTGCGATTGCGTGCCTTTCGCTTTTTTCAATCATTTGTATAGTGTTTTATGTGACAACAGGAAGAATTCCTAGTCCGAGTACTTTATATAAAACCTTTACAGAGCAACGCTCGTTGAGTCCAGAAGAAGAGTTAGCCTATATCAAATTACGCGGAATAGCGAAAACTGATCCAGATCAGCTACTTGCACCACAGGAAGAATTAAAGAAAACCATCAGTCAATTTGAAAGTGAATCTTTAGGTGTTGTTGTACGCAAACAAGAAAATATTGCCTATTATTCACAAGATTTGGTAGAGAAATCATTGATCGTTCATTTTCCTAAATTCGATGACAATAATCTTGAAACAAAAGGCACCATCGATAATGCAGGCCGTTTGTATCGTTATATGAAATTTGATTTTTATTTTAGTGATCAAGTACCAGGAAGTTTATTGGTCTTGAAAAAAGAAAATAATTTTTTAGAGTTTATGACAAAATGGGGCGTATTAGTTATTGTAACGATTTTACTTGTGGCACTTAGCGGCTTACTTTTTCTCAATCATTTATTGAAAAAAACAATTATTAGTCCTTTAGAAAACCTAGGTGTAGGAATGTCTGCGATAAGCAATGGTCAATTAGAAGTGTCGATGACAAAACCTGTTAAACAAACAGCAATGGAAGTAAAGCAGTTGACGGATGATTTTGAAAAAATGCGGGAAGCGTTGATCTACTCAACTGAAGAACAAGCAAAACTTGAAAATAACCGTAAAGAACTGGTTGCAAGCATTTCTCATGATCTAAAAACGCCGATCACCTCAATTATTGGCTACGTTGAAGGCTTACTGGATGGAGTAGCTGACTCTCCTGAGAAACAGGATAAATATCTGCAAACGATCCATACAAAAGCTATTTCATTGAATGAGTTGATCGAAGAACTATTTTTATATTCTAAATTAGATGCAGCAGCTATTCCTTTTCACTTTGAACGAATCAATATTAATGAATTCTTGAAACATATCATTGAAGAATTTCAGTTGCAAGATAACCAAGTTTCGTTCCAATTATCTAATCAGCAAACGAACGCAAGTTATGTTTTAGCGGATCGAATGCAGTTAAACCGAGTTTTTATCAATTTAATCGAAAATAGTCTAAAATTTAAAGCAATGAACCGCCCACTTTTGATTGAAATCGGCATCTCTGAAAGTGCTGGAATAGTGAAAGTCAGCGTATCTGACAACGGACAAGGGATCTCGGCGGAACAATTACCGTTTGTTTTTGATCATTTTTATCGGGGCGAAGAAGCGCGGCCAACAAATACTGGCGGTAGTGGCTTAGGCCTTGCCATCGTCAAGCAAATTATCGATATGCATGACGGTCAAGTCGAGATTGAAAGTCAATTACATCATGGAACGACTGTCACGATTATATTAAAAAAAGCCTGA
- a CDS encoding DUF4822 domain-containing protein — MNNKKIIVGVSSLVLLLAGCSVGTQESMGAKGSSQPQTEQSKNSQNKNKGDKLTKTLGKTNWQGTKVYDKDNNDLTAENANFIGLAKYDAETGRYEFFDAKTGESRGDRGTFFITNDGTKRILISETMNYQAVVGLTELTNKKFTYTRKGKDKAGNEVDVFVEHIPYNKTKLAFTEKEKPLDTTTGKIETKKPGAEILGQTLWNGTKVLDEAGNDVTEFNKNFISLAKFAADTNKYEFFNLETGVSRGDFGYFDVLNHNKIRAHVSIGQNKYGAALELTELNNKKFTYKRMGKDQAGNDITVFVEHEPYTGDFKPEFSF; from the coding sequence ATGAACAATAAAAAAATCATCGTAGGCGTTTCAAGTTTAGTTTTACTACTAGCAGGTTGCAGTGTTGGAACTCAGGAATCTATGGGGGCAAAAGGAAGTAGTCAACCGCAAACGGAACAATCAAAAAATAGTCAGAACAAAAATAAAGGGGACAAATTAACTAAAACTTTAGGTAAAACTAATTGGCAAGGCACAAAAGTTTACGACAAAGACAACAATGATTTAACAGCAGAAAATGCCAATTTTATTGGTTTAGCAAAATATGATGCTGAAACAGGACGCTATGAGTTTTTCGATGCTAAAACAGGTGAGAGCCGTGGCGATCGCGGCACATTTTTCATTACAAATGATGGAACAAAACGGATTTTGATTTCTGAAACGATGAATTATCAAGCGGTTGTCGGTTTGACTGAGCTAACTAATAAAAAATTCACCTACACAAGAAAAGGCAAAGACAAAGCTGGAAATGAAGTAGATGTATTTGTTGAACATATCCCGTATAATAAAACTAAGTTAGCTTTTACAGAGAAAGAAAAACCATTGGATACAACAACAGGTAAAATCGAGACGAAGAAACCTGGTGCTGAAATCTTAGGACAAACCTTATGGAACGGCACAAAAGTATTAGATGAAGCTGGCAATGATGTAACGGAGTTTAATAAAAACTTTATCAGTTTGGCTAAATTTGCGGCTGATACAAATAAATATGAATTTTTCAACTTAGAAACAGGCGTTAGCCGTGGTGATTTTGGTTACTTTGATGTATTGAATCATAATAAAATCCGAGCACATGTATCAATTGGTCAAAATAAATACGGAGCAGCGTTAGAATTAACCGAGCTGAATAACAAAAAATTTACGTACAAACGCATGGGGAAAGATCAAGCGGGCAATGATATCACAGTATTTGTAGAACACGAACCTTATACTGGTGACTTTAAACCTGAATTCAGTTTCTAA
- a CDS encoding MFS transporter, whose amino-acid sequence MENNGSKKTGLLLIALFLGYTMVYIDKLSVGYSLIPISTEFGLEPAAKGMIMSSFFLGYAIMQIPMGLVINKVGSRIVLIGSVIGMGIFSFLFGFGTSLIMFMSLRFLTGLLAHSGYASSASKEVTMNFPPEKRTFAQGILLSSSGVAGFIGPLALSPIITNAGWKNAYMILTGVAVAIAIFLIIAIPRNEKTKEKADAVATKTDKISILVIWSDIRVWILFLSSFFINCLLYGLSSWVPSFLTGERGLDLNGAAVISSVSGLFMLVGSIGGSYVVGKFFQHKEKAVVAITAILGALSAFGSYYIGNLVLLSIVMGLANFFLIISFVTMMSIPLRIFEGAKFAPSYGTLATGGILGGFVSPTLIGKLVELSNGQYISTFIFFLVVGLLTAGTIMFIKQK is encoded by the coding sequence ATGGAAAATAATGGATCAAAGAAAACTGGGTTGTTATTAATTGCACTGTTTTTAGGTTACACAATGGTTTACATCGATAAGCTTTCAGTAGGGTATTCGCTGATTCCAATTTCGACAGAATTTGGATTGGAACCTGCAGCTAAAGGGATGATCATGAGTTCTTTTTTCTTAGGATACGCAATTATGCAGATTCCAATGGGGCTAGTCATCAATAAAGTAGGTTCACGAATTGTATTGATCGGTTCAGTCATTGGGATGGGCATATTTTCATTCTTATTTGGCTTTGGTACATCATTGATCATGTTTATGTCGTTACGATTTTTGACAGGATTGTTGGCACATTCAGGTTATGCATCATCAGCGAGTAAGGAAGTTACGATGAATTTCCCGCCGGAGAAGCGCACATTTGCTCAAGGTATTTTGCTGTCATCCTCTGGGGTAGCTGGTTTTATTGGACCGTTGGCATTATCACCGATTATCACAAATGCTGGTTGGAAGAACGCCTATATGATTTTAACTGGAGTGGCCGTTGCAATTGCAATTTTTCTGATTATTGCTATTCCTAGAAATGAAAAAACGAAAGAAAAAGCAGATGCGGTCGCAACAAAAACGGATAAGATTTCGATTTTAGTGATTTGGTCGGATATTCGGGTTTGGATTTTATTTCTAAGTTCATTTTTCATCAACTGTTTGTTATATGGACTTTCCAGTTGGGTGCCTAGTTTCTTAACGGGTGAGCGTGGCTTAGACCTAAATGGTGCGGCTGTGATCAGTAGTGTAAGTGGCCTATTTATGTTGGTCGGTTCGATTGGCGGTAGTTATGTTGTAGGGAAATTTTTCCAACATAAAGAAAAAGCAGTCGTTGCGATCACTGCTATTTTAGGTGCACTATCAGCATTCGGTTCTTATTACATTGGTAATCTGGTTTTATTATCGATCGTGATGGGCTTAGCGAATTTCTTTTTGATCATCTCATTTGTTACAATGATGAGCATTCCACTGAGAATTTTTGAAGGGGCAAAATTTGCGCCAAGTTATGGAACACTGGCAACTGGGGGGATTCTTGGCGGCTTTGTTTCACCGACACTTATCGGAAAATTAGTGGAACTGTCAAATGGACAGTATATTTCGACCTTTATTTTCTTTCTAGTTGTTGGCTTATTGACAGCTGGGACAATCATGTTTATTAAACAAAAATAG